Proteins encoded together in one Chitinophaga sp. LS1 window:
- a CDS encoding carbonic anhydrase translates to MTKYDEIFENNRRWIASKTATDKEFFEKMANEQKPEYLYIGCSDSRVPTNEIMGLDAGEVFVHRNVANLVNNVDLNVMSVINYAVRHLQVKHIIICGHYNCGGVKAAMQSADLGLLNPWLRNIRDVYRLHKEELNNIEDEHARYNRLVELNVQEQCVNVIKTAAVQQSYLLNKFPTVHGWVYDLKNGQLIDLKIDFEKVLHEIQEIYDLTGTGLMKK, encoded by the coding sequence ATGACTAAATACGACGAGATCTTCGAGAACAACAGACGTTGGATAGCCTCCAAAACTGCTACCGACAAGGAATTTTTTGAAAAAATGGCAAACGAGCAGAAACCAGAATACCTCTACATAGGCTGTAGCGATAGCCGGGTACCCACCAATGAGATCATGGGGTTGGATGCCGGTGAAGTCTTCGTTCACAGAAACGTAGCCAATCTGGTCAATAATGTTGACCTGAACGTAATGTCAGTCATCAACTACGCCGTTCGCCACCTGCAGGTAAAACACATCATCATATGTGGCCACTACAACTGCGGAGGTGTAAAAGCAGCCATGCAATCAGCCGACCTCGGTCTGCTCAATCCATGGCTCCGCAATATCCGCGACGTATACCGCCTGCACAAAGAGGAGCTGAACAACATTGAAGACGAGCATGCACGTTACAATCGCCTGGTAGAACTGAATGTACAGGAGCAATGTGTGAATGTTATCAAAACCGCCGCCGTACAGCAATCCTACCTTCTGAACAAGTTCCCTACCGTACACGGCTGGGTGTATGACCTGAAAAACGGACAACTGATAGATCTGAAAATTGATTTCGAAAAAGTCCTCCACGAAATTCAGGAAATCTATGACCTGACTGGTACAGGATTGATGAAAAAATAA